The following is a genomic window from Ciconia boyciana chromosome 24, ASM3463844v1, whole genome shotgun sequence.
ATACTTTAGAACTGAGTAGACGAGAGGGATTTGTTTATGCAAAACTTAGTAACACGAGGACTTAATGTAAACTGAAGCATTTAGATGTATTCAGGCTTAAATGGAAATCAGGGAGATTAGATATGCTTGAACTGTATTCTTATACCCTATACTGAAGGAATACTTAAGTTGCTGAATATACTCATCTGCAAGAACAATGTTAATATAATTCAGACAAAGCTTGCTGTTCTTTTAGTAAGAGTTCTAGTGCCTCGTGGAGAGGGAATGATGTAGATCTCTAAAACTTGCATTTTGTAATTCCAGGTATCTCAGAAATTCCACAAAAGTTCggcagagaaggagaagctgAGATTGCAAAGAGTAAGGCATTTTCACTGACATAGAAAGTTAACCTGCTGTGCTTTTGCATTGAATAGTAAGCAAAGCCCTTTGCGTTTCATCTTAGTCCATTTAGAACATctcttttcctggttttcctcACTGATGAATATGGAAGAATCTTAATGCATGCAGTTAAAGTACTTGGCTTGTTCCAAAGCTTCTTAATGCATATGTAATGAAGTGTGGGTGGCCTGCACTGCATTTCTGTGCACTTTGGTAAGAGATTAAGAAACTGTAAATGTTGCTGACTGCTTGTCAAAATGCTTTcgagaatttttttttcaaaccctTCCTGAGAGGGTAGGTGCAGCCTGCTAAGTGGACAGATACAAGTGAAATCTTCAAGAGCCTTCTATTTAAGGCTGGTTCCTGCTTTGTCGTTCTCACCCTTCCCCCTTTTAAGCCCCAAAATGTAGGGTCTGTCCTTCATTAATAAGTGAGGCAAATGGGCCACTGTGTTTATGGCTTCCTGAAGAACCTGTTGGATGTTGCTGGAAGCGCTCAAGCTGCGGCCTCTCTTTGCTTGAATGCAGCTAGTCGGCAAAGTCTGTTCCGTAACAAAACGGCGGTGCAATAATTTTGCTGTCCATTCTGCTTTCAGTCataaaatgctaaatataaAAGAGGCTGATGGATCACATGGAGCTCTCGAACAGTCAGTGCTGTATGAGTGGGCTTTGCCTGCTGGAAAACTGGGTGTTATTTTAACTGCAGTTGGGAAGGCCTGTGCTTATGAATTCTTATTGTGTTTCTTAGTAACTAGTTTATAAAGTTGGTAGGGGACTGTTGTGTGTTTTATATAAGCTATATGTGGTTGAGCCTGCTCCTGAGATGCTTGCTTTTTACAGTGCCCTGTATAGCAGTCCAATCTGTTGTGTTCTTCCGTTCTATAAGTATGTTAAAGATAGCAGTAATGTGAGGGAGAGATGAGAATGGAAGCCTTATTatgctaaaaattaaatagaccCGCCAATCTTGCTGTTAACTTCACACCATTTTCCAAACTACCTAGTAGACTTTCACTGATTACCATGACTCGGTTCTGACaatattggttttttttaccattGGCACCATTTTGTGTGTTGGTTGCCTTCTGCAGTTATTTGTACATTGTGACACTCTTCAGTAAGTCTTTGATGTTGCCAAGAAGagatgtgaaataaataaaacgaaactgaaaatacacagtGAGGATATTTGTGTGTCTGAGCACAGACACATCCTGCTTTCCTGGTGAAGTCACCGATGCCTACAGCGTAGGCAAGCTATGTTTCTtgaatttgttgttttttagtAAGCGTTCCACATTCTCCTCTATGTGTCAGTAGATCCATAATGAGAATTTCGGTTGCCTTGGGAGGAAATACTGTGAACAGCAACACCTTCAATGTAATCTTTCTCCCCATTGTTCCCATAGTGCCCCTTAAGCTTAGAGCGCCTGGTGTTGTATGATTATCTAACATGGACTAACACAAGTGACAATTTTTTTGCGAGCTTCAGGTCTTAAAAAGCAGGTGCACAATCCATCGTTTGGAGACTCTCATTACTGCCTGACATAGTGAAAAACATCATCAGAAAATCCTTCTGGGTTTATAATGCACTATCGGATCAAATTCCCTTTTCAAACTTATACCCTGGCAGCCCTACATTGATATAAAAGGATGAAAGCTTAGCTCATGAGGTGTGTATTTCcaaagaaagtattttggaaacaaTCTGAAATCttctattaaattaaaattttttttttaaaattcccatATAATTTTCCATAATGCTACACTGGTAATGAAGATGACTCAAATATAAAGCAAGTAGAATACAAAGCTTTCCTGGATGCTTAGAAAATGGAAACGCCTCCATTTGTTAGGAGAAAAGAACAATTAATGCCTTCAGAGAGGCAGTACAAGGTAGCTCAGCTGACTGAGGCAACAGGTAGCTGCGGTTAGTAACCATGTGTCCTGGGATAGCTAGAAACGATGCTGCAGGTCAGGCACTGGGTGGGTGCAAGAATCTACTCCAGGTTCTCAGCTGAAGAACTAAAGCCCCTCTCTTACTCAGGTTTTTATGCCAGCAGCGATTACTGTGTACAAAAAGACAGTGTGCTTAATGGCTTGTTTCTGAACCAGGATCAGGAGCGTGCAGACaagctgcagaagctgcaagcagaaagggaagaaaagggaaggctgAAAGAAGAAGCAAAAGCCGCAAAAGAGCGAGCCAAGGAGGAGGcgaagaagaagaaagaagaggagaaagagttgaaagagaaagaaaggagagaaaagaaagaaaaagaagaaaaggaaaaagctgagaaGCTGAGAGTGAAGGAGGAGAAACGCAAGGAGAGGCAGGAAGCTTTAGAGTAAGTGGCTTGGTTTCTGCAGGTCCTGGGGAGTAACATGTAGTGATGTGAGCACCCTTCCAAACCCACCTTAACCGTCCCTTCTAGAGGCTATACTGGTCAAACAGCCTGTGCCTCTATCAcaggatatattttaaatgcttgaaaGACTGTGTACACCAGACCCGAGTCTCAGCATACTTTTTGCTTGCAGGCTGACCTGGGCTTGTGATTTGAAATGGCTGAAAAGAGCTGTCATGCTCCACTGAGTTTTCCCTTCATGACTAGTCTTGCTTGTACTTTTGCAATTTGCTGGCACTGGTGCCCTGTCTGTTGAGGAAGTTGCTTGTAACTCCATAATACCATAAACACCCTTTCCTGGTATTGAGGGAAAATTGAAGCAGCCTAGCTACTTGGTGGCTAAAACAATATTTGCTCTAGGAGGAATTAAGAGTCTTCTGTAGGCTTAACCAAGTATGGTCCTTGACTGAATTATCTTCTTGCTTAGCATGATAGGGTCTTAGTCAAGGTCTGGGGCTTCTCGGCTCTTCCTCAGTGCAAATAAACACTTCATGATTTGCAACAATTAACATGGACTTTATATTAAAGGGCAAAACTcgaggagaagagaaagaaagaagaggagaaacggttaagagaggaggaaaaggtaAATGCTTTCTCTAGCTTGTCTCTAAATTCTACTGCTACGGTGAAATGATGTTAGTGGGCTCCCTGGCACCCTGCCGACGGCTGCTGAGCCATTCAGAGCGGGGCTTCCGCAGCTACTGTGGTTCTCCAGGCAGCGTACCCTGCCTTGGTGCCCCTCTCAAGGTCATGCCACTTGGGAGTGAGCATGTCCATTTGGGATGCAGCCTGTCCAACCTGATCTGGTGGTGCTGTATTGTGCAGGTTTCTTGTCTGTGACTTTCATACGTGTTGGTGTCTTTGCTTTTACCTGTTAAAggcttttctgcatttgttttttcaatGCCCATGAGTGAACTCTATCCTTTGTCCTAGCAATGACACTGGAATCCACATAGGTGTGTTAGGGAAGACAATTTTCTGTTGAGTTACAGGAGCTGGTAGATAACTGAACTTTGCTTTGTACCGTACTAGATTTGAAGTTGGGTCATGCATGAGCTCACCTTGAATTATAAGGCCTTGTCCCACCTTTGTGTTTCTAACTGGAATTTTGATTCTGATTTCAGCGTATTaatgcacagaaagcagaaattacaaGGTTCTTCCAGAAACCAAAGACTCCACAGGCACCGAAGGTGAGATATTGCTATTCCCGTGTTTTGTTGGTCTTTCATTAGTTGTGTTCTAATGAAGACACTGATTTCCTTCTGATCTTTCCTTTAGAGTTTCTTAGGTGGGCAAAGCATTAGTATTTCTTACTTCCTAATTTCAAAAGtgtaaaggattttttaaaaaagtctgtgGCCAGAGCAGAGACTACAAAAGAAGTCTGTAGTTGCTTTAAGTAAAAATCTCAGCTctgtcttctgctgtgttgGCTGTAAAGACCTAGATTCCCTTGAGAAGATCTCCTGGAGTCTCAGATAGGAAGGGCTTAACCTAAATCTTCACTCAAACATCAGTACCTGGTATTGAGGTTTGTTGTATGTCTTGAATGTGTTAGTACTGCAGTTTCTCAGGTGTTCAGACCCTAACGATCCTCACTTAATATTTCAGATTCTTGCTGGCTCTTGTGGAAAGTTTGCtccttttgaaattaaagagAACATGGTCTTAGCTCCCCTCTGTCGTATTGCCCTGGATCCAGACTACTTAGAACAGCTGGATAAACTCCTGCATGCACAGAATAGTGAAGTCTCTTTCTTGAGGGATCTAAAGTGTCGTAAACCACGTAAAACTGGACCTACTTTTGTCAATAACAGTGCCGACATAGTAAACAGGTTAgtctgtgttttgggggttttcttcagttttttttatataacaAACTGCAGAATGGTTTTGAGGTAGTCTTATTCTAATATAGCAGATGATGGAACGATGAAGCTTTTCTTTGAATACTCATTTTCTATGAGAATTGTTGCCAGGGGGAGCAGTGTGTTACGCTGTAGATTTCCTTCATTCCATACAATGCTTCTCAAATCCTTCCCTGCAGGAAATCTTGCGCTTCAGGCAGCTGCCTTTCAGCACTGGACGCTACTGGCCCTTAGTGGTATTCATCTTTGGTAGTTTTAAAAAGTACACATACCGATAGCTAAAACAGAGGTGCTGTTAAGGAGGGAGGTGGCTTGTCTGGACCTTGCAAGCGAATTGGGAGTGCCTGTTCTAATGAACTTAAGCTCTGGGTTGGTATTGTGGCTGAACCGAAGTTTTCTGTAAGATGTTTTCTTGAGCAGCAGGGGAGTGCTCTGTGAGTACTGAGGATGGTCTCTTGTTTTAACAGTGACGTGGTGGTAGTGGATAACTGCAAAACAGATGCTGTTCCTGAAAGGGGGAAATTTGGTAGAATGAAACTTCTGCAGTTTTGTGAGAATCACCGTCCTGCATACTGGGGCACATGGAACAAGAAAACCACCGTGATCCGTCCCAGGAATCCTTGGTCAAAGGACAGTGTAAGCACCTCACAGGCAGTGTAGTtggattcttttctttctttgtgctctTGAAGTGAATGTGTGGTTGGCCAAGTTCGCCTGTTCTCTGGCATTTCTGATCCACTTGCATGTTCCCTCTCGCTACTGAGTTTTGAGACCCTGAATGGGGTCTGGCATCGTGCTCtcaaattatttacagaaatggcATGTTGGCATTTCTTCTAGAAACTACTGGACTACGAAGTGGATAGTGATGAAgaatgggaagaggaggaacctgGAGAAAGTCTCTCCCATAGTGAAGGGGTAAGGATTTCACATGctgaaaaatagctttctgaACCAATTGCACTTGTCAGTGTAATTTCTAATAAGCAGAGCTTATTTTTAGGATGatgaagaggagggagaggatgaAGATGATGACGATGGGTTTTTTGTACCCCATGGGTACCTATCTGAAGATGAAGGAGTGACGGAAGTAAGTGAACTGGGTGTCACTGGATTTCCATCCGTGTTTCCAATGAATCGTGTAATAAATAttggcagaggaagaaagcgCGTAGTCTTGGCAGTGATGTAACTCATCTCAGATCTGCATGGTTCAGCAGCAGACTTCTGTAGCTCAGGGAACATGGTAAAAAGCTGagtttaaaaagcttttgtttttcctggaatGGATGTATCGAGTTCTTTCTCACCTGTGGCTTTAGGAGTGCGATCCAGAGAATCACAAGGTTCGtcaaaagctgaaagcaaaggagTGGGATGAACTGATGGCCAAGGGGAAGAGGTTCCATGTTCTACAGCCTGTGAAAATTGGCTGCGTCTGGGAAAGTGCAGAAAATGACAGTGGCACAAATGCAGACCTAAAGGTTCTCCAGCAGTTCACAGTGTGTATCCTGGATTCACCTGttgcagaggaagaacagcagatacagaaatgtagcaaaaaaagagcaaaggatCAGCAAAGTAAGACCTAAAGGGCTAAATAGTTGTACTTATGCACTGTTGTACTCTGCTTTGGAGAGAACAGATTTTTGTATTGAGTGTCAAATTCGGAATGACCTGTTTATGACAAGTGTGAAATCCAAGGAATCTCTATGTTGAGTTCTTGGAAAGGAGTTTTCCAGCATTGTCTCTGGTACGGCCTTAGTTACACTCTCCAAAAACTTGGTCTAGATAATCtaggaaataaagcaaacaagacTTCACTAGACTGAGATTTAGGACTGTTTACTGGAAGTGCTTGAGCCCATTGACAGGTTTATTGTTCAGGGGGAGAGGATTTAGTTCGTGTGAAAGGTTTCAGTACTGAGTATCTCCTGTACCTGATAACACAAGGATGTGAATGCACACAAATGCTAGAACAGGGGTTGAAGCTTTCACTTCAGGTGTCATTATTATTGGGGGTGACTCTTCTACATCAAATTTAGCTCCTGTTACAATCTCATATCTAAAATTGATCTCAGCTTATTTGTCGTCTTTGTGGAGCATGTGTATTGATAGGTTATGTCAGCCTGTCTTTTCTCAACCTTTAAACAGTTCTTCCCCAGAACCtttgtgcatctttttttctctgcagtcctCGGCCAGCTTCTGCCGCTGCTGCATGGCAACGTGAACGGGAGCAAAGTGATCATCCAGGAATTCCAGGAGTGCTGCCGGCAAGGACTGTTCAGTGATGTGACTGCAGCTGCCGACTGTAGTGACACAAGCCCTGCGAGCCCCCACACCTCCCGGCCGCAGACGCCTGTTGGCGAGGACAGCGGTGTCCCTTCCAAAGCCAGGCTAAAGCGAATCATTTCTGAGAACTCTGTGTACGAGAAAAGACCTGAATATAGGATGTGCTGGTACGTCCACTCGGAGGTGCTGAAGAGTTTTGATCAAGAGCATCTCCCTGTCCCTTGTCAATGGAACTACGTCACGCAAGTCCCTTCttcagggaaggaggagggtggCAGCGTGCCAGGCATGGCTGTCCTGCAGACCACCCCCATGTCGGTAAAGCGGAAGTCCACCGGAAGCATGTCCATCACTAAATTCATGAAGAGGCCTCGGGATGCTGAACAGGTGAGTTCCTTTCGTGGTGCTCTTCCCGAGTAAAGAATGACAGGAATGTAGGCGTGCGTCTTCAGTAGGCACGCGTCCTCACGTGCCTCCAGATTGGCCTAGATCTGCCACGGGCAGAGTCAAAATACTAAGCTACAGATCTTCGTACAAAAAGACCCTTTTTGTGGGGAAAGGAGTGAAATTATGTGACTCTAAAGAGATGGGTTTCTTTTGTGTCTCTCCAGCTTGGACTGTCTGTTCCATTTGAAATGTTGCTCTCCTGctgttcttccattttctgctaTTTGGCAGTGATTGCATCCAAGCTGTGAATAGTTTCTGAGTGTCTGCTTGGCCTTGGTTTTACAGCTGTATATAATTTGTATGCAggtttttatgtgtgtgtatggcTGCCAGATGTATAGCCTGAGCTGGTGACTTACATCAGTTGCATGTGTACTGATTAAATGTGGTTCGTAAGTGCTGCAACTCAGCCCGTAATAGTCTGTAAAGTCTCCGGCTTATGCTGTCATACATAAAGCTGAATTTCAAgagctggcttttaaaaaaaaaaaaaaggtaattcaTAGGAACAAAATGAGATGGATTTGGAGTAGTTGCTACTCCAGCTCTGAGCTTTGCTGTGGTCTTCCTGTTGTTCGCTTCTGCTTTTCAGGGTAACCACAGGTAGTATTAAGAGCTTAATCATCCAAAAGGATGACTGAAAAGTCTGTGATCGGTGCTTTAGCTGTGTGAAGCTGTTGTGCATTTAAGACAGTAAGGTTTTAGGTCCTGAAGCTTGGTGTTATCAACTGTTTGCCTCCAAACCTACAGGTAGGACAGGTTTGCACTGGCAGTGGATTTATTCCTCATCCTCTGTGGACAAGGGGGTGAGGAAGGAAGCCACAGACAAGgctttttatgcttttccttcccacttTATTCTTGGCTTCTTTGGCTTTTCTACTGAAAAAGCTCTGCATTCAAGTATTGATAGGGATCGGAGACTTGTGAGAAGCTGTTCAGCCCCCAAACTCCAtctgcttgggttttttcttgtaCGCTAAATAAAGGCAGAGATAAACATCTCTGCTTGGCACCCACTGGAAACTCTGCTTATAACCGACTGCTTGAGCAGAAATAGTGAAACAAAGCCTTTTAGTAGAATTACATCACCAGCCTGAATGCTTCAAAGCTCTCAAAAGCATCTTAAAGCTGCCCTTGTGAAGTGTGGTGCTGTGCAGCTCAGAGCAAAGGTGTCAGAGTCCTGAAAGCCTTTCATGCCTGACGTCTAAATCAGCACTGCTCAGGTATTGAGATCCCATCCTTCCTGTCAAGCGAGGCTGGAGCTTGGGCAGGGCCTAGGAACGATCGGTAGGTCAAGGCTGCCAGGTTCTCTACCCCTGGCACGTGTTACTCTGCCATGAAGCTCACGCCAAGACTTGTGTAAGTAAAGGTGCTCTTACATAAACTGTGGAGAGAGAAGAACTTGGTATTGAAGTGGGCAGTACCTGCACATGTGTAGGAGGGGAATACTTAATCTGAGAACTGTGACTTTAATGGAAGATGTAaatttaagtttgtttttttctcttggaataGCTTGTAGGGGGTGTGGACCACGTTCTAGGTCTGAGATTTTCATTCCACAGTTCCAGTTGGGGGTGGACGACACCAAAACCACTTGCAGCTGTTCAATGCTGGGCAACTTCAGTTTCTATCATTCCTTGTATTCATTTTCTTGATTCAAAATGAGTAGTTTGTGCTGCTCCCATGGCAGAAAATAGGGTCACCAAGGGAAGAACTGTCACCCCTCCCTGAAGAAAAGCTAATTGGCAAAGATGAGGAGAAAATGGGGGGAGAACGTGCTTCAAACTTGACAAGCAAATGTCATTTTCCAtcttcagaaggaagaaagcatcCAAAATAATGAGCAGAGGGGGGAGAGATttcccttccaaaaaaacccaacaaaactgAGTCAGATATCAATTAAGGTTTGAACTGACTTTTCGATGTGTAGGCTGTTCATTGCATTGTGTAATAGCGAAACATCTTGGAGCAGAAGCTTGGCATGCTTCCTGCTGTACGTGCCATTGCAGATGAGGCCTTTTATCAAAAGTCAGTATCTGTTGAAGCCAGGGgttgcttatttttcttccctacaaATACGCCCAACTGATCAGACTGTGCTGAGAGTCCTAATCGTGAGGAGTGCCCACGGTGGTCCTTCACAGCACTGGCTGTGCTTGGTCTTGCACGTTAGCACTGTCAGCTTACTGACAGGCGGCtggtaccttttttttccttaaggctGAAGCTGTGGAGATGGATGGATTTCAGGCTGACAcggaggaagatgaggaagatgaTGACTGCATGATTGTGGATATACAGCCAGGCAAAGGTGGGAAGATAAATTGATAGCAGTCTCTTGGCAGACGCTCGCTCCCACAAGGCAGAGTACAACAGAGTGGGAACGGCGAGTGGCTAAACCT
Proteins encoded in this region:
- the CHAF1A gene encoding chromatin assembly factor 1 subunit A isoform X1, yielding MECRDKAAVPPRKLVQARLPFKRLNPVPKEKYDADSEVKKVKGSQSGFGPSKDSSLDTSHASLDNLENDCQLDSDVNFSPKLVNGKGPLDHFIQKNTKDNTNETVIVIDLTKSSSHRLSDDIDHVNFDSKASSSVAITNGTLGKERNQLSCLNSAQSGQTDDSMETDARCEGVANKDEDLVDGIQSCSELTGCNNMENTKVNQSELKHVIFEGKMPVVLLEDIMTAKSPQVASLDGSVTSENETMESSHEGDSGLTNSSLSSRSVSSPETQPAAETKRNTSPLAASTPVRKVSQKFHKSSAEKEKLRLQRDQERADKLQKLQAEREEKGRLKEEAKAAKERAKEEAKKKKEEEKELKEKERREKKEKEEKEKAEKLRVKEEKRKERQEALEAKLEEKRKKEEEKRLREEEKRINAQKAEITRFFQKPKTPQAPKILAGSCGKFAPFEIKENMVLAPLCRIALDPDYLEQLDKLLHAQNSEVSFLRDLKCRKPRKTGPTFVNNSADIVNSDVVVVDNCKTDAVPERGKFGRMKLLQFCENHRPAYWGTWNKKTTVIRPRNPWSKDSKLLDYEVDSDEEWEEEEPGESLSHSEGDDEEEGEDEDDDDGFFVPHGYLSEDEGVTEECDPENHKVRQKLKAKEWDELMAKGKRFHVLQPVKIGCVWESAENDSGTNADLKVLQQFTVCILDSPVAEEEQQIQKCSKKRAKDQQILGQLLPLLHGNVNGSKVIIQEFQECCRQGLFSDVTAAADCSDTSPASPHTSRPQTPVGEDSGVPSKARLKRIISENSVYEKRPEYRMCWYVHSEVLKSFDQEHLPVPCQWNYVTQVPSSGKEEGGSVPGMAVLQTTPMSVKRKSTGSMSITKFMKRPRDAEQAEAVEMDGFQADTEEDEEDDDCMIVDIQPGKDSTMAVTETASESSGTRATHQDTSMVSPSNTV
- the CHAF1A gene encoding chromatin assembly factor 1 subunit A isoform X2, producing the protein MECRDKAAVPPRKLVQARLPFKRLNPVPKEKYDADSEVKKVKGSQSGFGPSKDSSLDTSHASLDNLENDCQLDSDVNFSPKLVNGKGPLDHFIQKNTKDNTNETVIVIDLTKSSSHRLSDDIDHVNFDSKASSSVAITNGTLGKERNQLSCLNSAQSGQTDDSMETDARCEGVANKDEDLVDGIQSCSELTGCNNMENTKVNQSELKHVIFEGKMPVVLLEDIMTAKSPQVASLDGSVTSENETMESSHEGDSGLTNSSLSSRSVSSPETQPAAETKRNTSPLAASTPVRKDQERADKLQKLQAEREEKGRLKEEAKAAKERAKEEAKKKKEEEKELKEKERREKKEKEEKEKAEKLRVKEEKRKERQEALEAKLEEKRKKEEEKRLREEEKRINAQKAEITRFFQKPKTPQAPKILAGSCGKFAPFEIKENMVLAPLCRIALDPDYLEQLDKLLHAQNSEVSFLRDLKCRKPRKTGPTFVNNSADIVNSDVVVVDNCKTDAVPERGKFGRMKLLQFCENHRPAYWGTWNKKTTVIRPRNPWSKDSKLLDYEVDSDEEWEEEEPGESLSHSEGDDEEEGEDEDDDDGFFVPHGYLSEDEGVTEECDPENHKVRQKLKAKEWDELMAKGKRFHVLQPVKIGCVWESAENDSGTNADLKVLQQFTVCILDSPVAEEEQQIQKCSKKRAKDQQILGQLLPLLHGNVNGSKVIIQEFQECCRQGLFSDVTAAADCSDTSPASPHTSRPQTPVGEDSGVPSKARLKRIISENSVYEKRPEYRMCWYVHSEVLKSFDQEHLPVPCQWNYVTQVPSSGKEEGGSVPGMAVLQTTPMSVKRKSTGSMSITKFMKRPRDAEQAEAVEMDGFQADTEEDEEDDDCMIVDIQPGKDSTMAVTETASESSGTRATHQDTSMVSPSNTV